In the genome of Eggerthella sp. YY7918, one region contains:
- the miaB gene encoding tRNA (N6-isopentenyl adenosine(37)-C2)-methylthiotransferase MiaB yields MQSSFTNLTFCIRTFGCQMNKHDSERIAGMFEGLGALQVDTIEEADIVAFMTCCVREAADTRLYGQVASLKNVPLRTDSPLRKRIVAVGGCIGQRDGEKLTKELDHLDVVFGTHNLGSLPHLVMAAIEEGGHHVEVLDAASSFPTELPTSREHDWAAWLPITIGCNNFCSYCIVPYVRGREKSRPLEDIVAEAERYVAAGVKEITLLGQNVNSYGRDLYGAPRFAQVLDALDGTGIERLRFATSHPKDLTDEVIGKFATLRSLMPALHLPVQSGSDAVLAAMNRRYTRAHYLELVRKLRDVVPDIALSTDIIVGFPGETAKDFENTYRLVDEVGYHQVFTFIYSKREGTPAASMEDTTPRETIQERFDRLVDLVQARAFEANQADVGAIVEVLVEGASKRDAGLLAGKSPKNQTVHAPVPVGKTASELAGTIVPVRINEAKTWYLAGEVVNDR; encoded by the coding sequence ATGCAGAGTAGCTTTACGAACCTTACCTTTTGCATCCGCACGTTCGGATGTCAGATGAACAAGCATGACTCCGAGCGTATCGCGGGAATGTTTGAGGGACTTGGTGCCCTTCAGGTTGATACCATCGAAGAAGCCGACATTGTGGCGTTTATGACGTGCTGCGTACGCGAAGCTGCCGATACCCGCCTGTATGGTCAGGTCGCCTCCCTCAAAAACGTGCCGCTCCGCACAGATTCGCCTCTTCGTAAGCGCATTGTTGCTGTGGGAGGATGCATCGGACAGCGCGACGGAGAAAAGCTTACCAAAGAACTCGATCACCTTGATGTGGTATTCGGCACTCATAATTTGGGCTCTTTGCCGCATCTTGTTATGGCCGCCATTGAAGAAGGCGGGCACCATGTTGAAGTGCTCGATGCGGCATCATCGTTTCCCACCGAATTGCCGACATCGCGCGAACACGACTGGGCCGCATGGCTCCCTATCACTATTGGCTGCAATAACTTTTGTTCGTACTGCATCGTGCCCTATGTCCGGGGCCGAGAAAAGTCGCGGCCGCTTGAAGATATTGTTGCCGAAGCTGAACGCTATGTTGCCGCCGGGGTTAAAGAAATCACCCTGCTCGGTCAGAATGTGAACTCATACGGACGTGATCTCTATGGTGCGCCCCGGTTTGCCCAGGTGCTCGATGCGCTTGATGGCACAGGTATCGAACGTTTGCGGTTCGCAACGAGCCACCCAAAGGACCTTACCGACGAAGTTATTGGCAAATTCGCCACATTGCGCTCACTTATGCCGGCCCTGCACCTGCCCGTGCAGTCAGGCTCTGACGCGGTACTCGCGGCCATGAATCGACGCTATACGCGTGCGCATTACCTTGAGCTTGTGCGGAAGCTGCGCGATGTCGTACCTGACATTGCCTTGTCCACCGACATCATTGTTGGGTTTCCTGGCGAAACGGCAAAGGATTTCGAGAACACGTATCGCCTTGTGGATGAAGTTGGCTACCATCAGGTGTTCACCTTTATCTATTCAAAGCGCGAAGGAACGCCGGCTGCTTCCATGGAAGACACCACGCCACGCGAAACCATTCAAGAACGATTCGACCGCCTTGTTGATCTTGTGCAAGCGCGCGCTTTCGAGGCAAATCAAGCCGATGTGGGTGCGATTGTCGAGGTGCTTGTAGAAGGCGCATCCAAGCGTGATGCGGGGCTGCTCGCGGGCAAGAGTCCGAAAAATCAGACCGTACATGCGCCCGTTCCGGTGGGGAAGACCGCTAGCGAGCTCGCTGGCACCATCGTACCCGTTCGTATCAATGAAGCGAAAACATGGTATCTCGCCGGTGAGGTTGTGAATGACCGCTGA
- a CDS encoding stage V sporulation protein S, with protein MLTSDHKPEAGCLKVSSKSSPASVAGAIAGMIKDGVSVEMQAVGAGAVNQAVKAIAISRGFLSPIGIEIACVPSFADIVIDGEYRTAIRFTVEPHYIRGTAPFVDDTNPSTALH; from the coding sequence ATGCTCACATCGGATCACAAGCCGGAAGCAGGCTGCTTAAAAGTATCATCGAAGTCGTCGCCGGCATCGGTTGCAGGAGCAATCGCCGGCATGATAAAAGACGGCGTCAGCGTCGAAATGCAGGCAGTTGGTGCCGGTGCAGTAAATCAAGCTGTTAAAGCCATCGCCATTTCTCGTGGATTTCTTTCCCCTATAGGTATCGAAATCGCCTGCGTTCCTTCTTTTGCCGACATCGTCATCGATGGCGAATACCGCACCGCTATCCGCTTTACGGTTGAACCGCACTATATTCGCGGTACTGCACCGTTTGTTGACGATACAAACCCCTCGACTGCTCTTCACTAA